Proteins from one Telopea speciosissima isolate NSW1024214 ecotype Mountain lineage chromosome 1, Tspe_v1, whole genome shotgun sequence genomic window:
- the LOC122657824 gene encoding serine/arginine-rich splicing factor RS41-like isoform X2, whose translation MKPIFCGNFEYEARQSDLERLFGRYGRVDRVDMKSGFAFIYMDDERDAEDAVRALDRTEFGREGRRLRVEWTKQERGGIRRPGGSRRSSANLRPTRTLFVINFDPVHTRTRDLEKHFDPYGKILNIRIRRNFAFIQYESQEDATKALDATNTSKLRDRVLSVEYAARDDDEKRNGYSPDRRRDRSPARRSRDRGQSRSPYRRERGSPDYGRGPSPYSRPEPRASPDR comes from the exons ATGAAGCCCATCTTTTGTGGAAACTTTGAGTATGAAGCACGACAGTCTGACCTTGAGCGACTTTTTGGCAGATATGGAAGGGTTGACCGGGTGGATATGAAGTCTG GATTTGCGTTTATTTATATGGATGATGAGCGAGATGCTGAGGATGCAGTTCGAGCACTCGACCGGACAGAATTTGGTAGGGAGGGGCGCCGGCTTCGTGTTGAGTGGACAAAG CAAGAACGCGGTGGTATTAGAAGGCCTGGGGGTTCAAGAAGATCTTCAGCTAATTTGAGACCCACTAGGACTTTGTTTGTTATCAATTTTGACCCTGTTCATACTCGGACAAGGGACTTGGAGAAGCACTTTGATCCATATGGAAAAATACTGAATATAAGGATTAGAAGGAATTTTGCTTTCATTCAATATGAATCACAAGAAGATGCCACCAAAGCACTGGATGCAACAAACACAAG CAAGTTGAGGGATCGAGTTCTTTCTGTGGAATATGCTGCCCGGGATGACGATGAAAAAAGAAATGGGTACAGCCCTGATAGACGTCGTGATAGGTCACCTGCAAGGAGAAGCCGTGATCGTGGGCAATCACGGAGCCCTTACCGAAGAGAGAGAG GTAGTCCTGATTATGGCCGTGGACCCAGCCCATATTCTAGGCC